One region of Armigeres subalbatus isolate Guangzhou_Male chromosome 3, GZ_Asu_2, whole genome shotgun sequence genomic DNA includes:
- the LOC134225512 gene encoding putative leucine-rich repeat-containing protein DDB_G0290503 isoform X2, with product MMMRSLFVSSPSPFVEPKEKEPTKKSKKEEKIKQGSMDAESIKPTKSALSLFRTPSLPKRLKFKHISDLTPKKSKEAAAEKLRQLDLESPGAKTSEKAVDCGGGGAKVPPIVQLYNKIDVNKEALQRTREENEELKARVQELLAERRLAESEKCAVLEQKDHQIMLLERELTSITKADELLQQIAEGCLEKVKENEEEIKRLHRDYERQLCEVHDSKIELELRFEELEMKCNELHDELIVVEGENFLLSDELLAMREIVEAHDMELQKKVDEIKEMEQSLNRLIKEGNDLKEQVNYFRIQAEEDMMKYVEESRTTIYEIDTFKKKNDELIAQLAEKNSIIEEMQEELNENQFEMDEIRDDVRNDFNQELTSVVKKYEQQIATLNEVNEMKIRECESIFVLEKSKMIKEHADKIKNMDKDHQREIERISEQAEEKIRISEVQTEERMKGLELSIQSSISNAMANEKLHWQKEMDKCQKIAETEIMQCEFEKRDLRALWEASNEVIKEHERKIAELERRLIAEMGGSNKTKDEYENELKELNRENARLQTEKYNYQLTLSNTRSTVNILMERLKKSDGDVETLKSELDSVIEGKSAIETENNKLREEIEEYRRVLTALRSSSNQLEKEMREKEEVFEKIMTSEEDAILTVSQIGKLFNEKMEESISRYLDMYDELKKKYDAREAYIQDMKTLLDEFATGIELARIELDTKDKKIFELENENKDIKLENMTFRFKCEQFEKYQVEGRVPIPSPEVPSNVDDEQQLVSNMLIENIINQLEKGSDDKVLNSEHIELIQEVLECDINKDDASVSELNEKLKETEEKLRIVEKFAKETSDKYTELLENQNNRQKVKNVENNKDHQQLKAKIAKLQDVNKKQENTILGLQQQLSCFDSPQKLNLSGKLFGIGSPKTPKKMISSPFPGKENRSPVTPGTVYSPRNNVLRPRNN from the exons TCGTTTCCTCTCCATCTCCATTTGTGGAACCAAAAGAGAAGGAACCTACCAAAAAGtccaagaaagaagaaaaaataaaacagggaAGCATGGACGCCGAATCGATAAAACCCACCAAAAGTGCGCTCAGTCTATTCCGAACG CCCTCATTACCCAAGCGGCTCAAATTCAAACACATCTCGGACCTAACGCCCAAGAAGTCAAAGGAAGCGGCAGCGGAAAAATTACGTCAACTGGATCTTGAATCGCCCGGGGCCAAAACGAGTGAAAAGGCCGTCGACTGCGGCGGTGGCGGCGCCAAGGTTCCACCAATAGTGCAGCTGTACAACAAAATTGACGTGAACAAGGAAGCGTTGCAGCGAACCCGCGAGGAAAATGAAGAACTGAAGGCCAGGGTTCAGGAGCTGTTGGCGGAGCGACGGCTGGCCGAGAGCGAGAAGTGCGCCGTGCTGGAACAGAAGGACCATCAGATAATGCTGCTGGAGCGAGAGTTGACCAGCATTACCAAGGCCGACGAGCTGTTGCAGCAGATTGCGGAGGGGTGTTTGGAGAAGGTGAAGGAAAATGAGGAGGAGATTAAGCGACTGCACAGAGATTACGAGCGGCAGTTGTGTGAGGTTCATGATTCCAAGATAGAGCTGGAGTTGAGGTTTGAGGAGTTGGAGATGAAATGCAATGAGTTGCATGATGAACTGATAGTGGTAGAAGGGGAGAATTTTCTGTTGAGCGATGAATTATTGGCGATGAGAGAAATTGTTGAAGCGCACGATATGGAGCTTCAGAAGAAGGTTGACGAAATCAAGGAGATGGAACAAAGTTTGAATCGTTTGATCAAAGAGGGGAATGATTTGAAAGAGCAGGTTAACTATTTCCGCATTCAAGCGGAAGAAGATATGATGAAATATGTGGAAGAGAGCAGAACAACTATCTATGAGATCGATACTTTCAAGAAAAAGAACGACGAGCTAATAGCACAATTAGCAGagaagaattcaatcatcgaagaAATGCAGGAGGAATTGAATGAAAATCAGTTCGAGATGGACGAAATCAGGGATGACGTCCGGAACGATTTCAATCAGGAATTAACTTCGGTGGTCAAGAAATACGAACAACAAATTGCAACATTGAATGAAGTCAATGAGATGAAAATTAGGGAATGCGAGTCTATATTTGTGCTGGAGAAATCGAAAATGATCAAAGAGCATGCTGACAAGATCAAGAATATGGATAAAGACCACCAACGCGAGATCGAGCGAATTAGCGAACAAGCCGAAGAAAAGATCCGCATATCGGAGGTTCAGACCGAAGAACGTATGAAGGGCTTGGAACTGTCGATCCAAAGTTCGATCAGCAACGCCATGGCGAATGAGAAGCTGCACTGGCAAAAGGAAATGGACAAATGCCAGAAGATCGCAGAGACGGAGATCATGCAGTGTGAGTTCGAGAAACGAGACCTTCGGGCTCTCTGGGAGGCATCAAACGAGGTCATCAAGGAGCACGAGAGAAAGATCGCCGAGTTGGAACGAAGACTGATTGCAGAGATGGGAGGAAGCAATAAAACTAAAGACGAGTACGAAAATGAACTTAAAGAACTGAACAGGGAGAATGCGAGACTGCAAACGGAGAAATACAACTACCAACTGACACTGAGTAATACTCGATCGACAGTGAATATTCTGATGGAACGGCTGAAGAAGTCGGACGGCGATGTTGAAACGCTCAAGTCGGAGCTCGACTCGGTTAtcgaaggcaaatctgcaatcGAGACCGAGAATAACAAACTCAGGGAAGAGATAGAGGAATACCGACGAGTTCTGACGGCGCTTCGATCGTCATCTAATCAGCTGGAGAAGGAAATGCGTGAAAAGGAGGAAGTGTTCGAAAAGATCATGACATCCGAGGAAGACGCCATTTTAACCGTTTCACAGATTGGAAAACTCTTCAACGAGAAAATGGAGGAGAGCATTTCCCGTTACCTGGACATGTATGATGAGCTGAAGAAGAAGTACGATGCTCGAGAAGCCTACATTCAAGATATGAAAACTCTGTTGGATGAGTTTGCCACCGGAATCGAGCTGGCGCGAATCGAACTGGACACAAAGGATAAGAAGATATTTGAGCTGGAAAACGAGAATAAAGATATCAAGCTGGAAAACATGACCTTCCGGTTCAAGTGCGAACAATTTGAGAAATATCAAGTCGAGGGTCGTGTTCCGATTCcgtctccggaagttccatcgaaTGTTGACGACGAACAGCAACTGGTGTCCAACATGCTGATCGAGAATATTATCAATCAGCTGGAGAAGGGAAGCGATGACAAGGTGCTCAACAGCGAACACATCGAACTGATTCAGGAGGTGCTCGAATGCGATATCAATAAGGATGACGCCAGCGTGAGCGAACTGAATGAGAAG CTCAAGGAAACTGAAGAAAAGTTGCGTATTGTCGAAAAGTTCGCCAAAGAAACATCCGATAAATATACGGAACTTTTGGAAAATCAGAATAATCGACAGAAGGTGAAGAATGTTGAAAACAACAAGGATCACCAGCAATTGAAAGCG AAAATAGCCAAACTGCAGGACGTCAACAAAAAGCAGGAAAACACTATTCTGGGCCTGCAGCAACAGTTGTCGTGTTTCGATTCGCCTCAAAAGCTAAACCTGTCCGGAAAGCTATTCGGCATCGGTAGCCCTAAAACGCCCAAGAAGATGATTTCCTCGCCGTTCCCTGGAAAGGAGAATCGCTCACCCGTTACACCTGGCACTGTGTATAGTCCGCGGAATAACGTACTGCGCCCACGGAACAACTAA
- the LOC134225512 gene encoding putative leucine-rich repeat-containing protein DDB_G0290503 isoform X1, whose translation MFSKAKLKRFNDVPVVSSPSPFVEPKEKEPTKKSKKEEKIKQGSMDAESIKPTKSALSLFRTPSLPKRLKFKHISDLTPKKSKEAAAEKLRQLDLESPGAKTSEKAVDCGGGGAKVPPIVQLYNKIDVNKEALQRTREENEELKARVQELLAERRLAESEKCAVLEQKDHQIMLLERELTSITKADELLQQIAEGCLEKVKENEEEIKRLHRDYERQLCEVHDSKIELELRFEELEMKCNELHDELIVVEGENFLLSDELLAMREIVEAHDMELQKKVDEIKEMEQSLNRLIKEGNDLKEQVNYFRIQAEEDMMKYVEESRTTIYEIDTFKKKNDELIAQLAEKNSIIEEMQEELNENQFEMDEIRDDVRNDFNQELTSVVKKYEQQIATLNEVNEMKIRECESIFVLEKSKMIKEHADKIKNMDKDHQREIERISEQAEEKIRISEVQTEERMKGLELSIQSSISNAMANEKLHWQKEMDKCQKIAETEIMQCEFEKRDLRALWEASNEVIKEHERKIAELERRLIAEMGGSNKTKDEYENELKELNRENARLQTEKYNYQLTLSNTRSTVNILMERLKKSDGDVETLKSELDSVIEGKSAIETENNKLREEIEEYRRVLTALRSSSNQLEKEMREKEEVFEKIMTSEEDAILTVSQIGKLFNEKMEESISRYLDMYDELKKKYDAREAYIQDMKTLLDEFATGIELARIELDTKDKKIFELENENKDIKLENMTFRFKCEQFEKYQVEGRVPIPSPEVPSNVDDEQQLVSNMLIENIINQLEKGSDDKVLNSEHIELIQEVLECDINKDDASVSELNEKLKETEEKLRIVEKFAKETSDKYTELLENQNNRQKVKNVENNKDHQQLKAKIAKLQDVNKKQENTILGLQQQLSCFDSPQKLNLSGKLFGIGSPKTPKKMISSPFPGKENRSPVTPGTVYSPRNNVLRPRNN comes from the exons TCGTTTCCTCTCCATCTCCATTTGTGGAACCAAAAGAGAAGGAACCTACCAAAAAGtccaagaaagaagaaaaaataaaacagggaAGCATGGACGCCGAATCGATAAAACCCACCAAAAGTGCGCTCAGTCTATTCCGAACG CCCTCATTACCCAAGCGGCTCAAATTCAAACACATCTCGGACCTAACGCCCAAGAAGTCAAAGGAAGCGGCAGCGGAAAAATTACGTCAACTGGATCTTGAATCGCCCGGGGCCAAAACGAGTGAAAAGGCCGTCGACTGCGGCGGTGGCGGCGCCAAGGTTCCACCAATAGTGCAGCTGTACAACAAAATTGACGTGAACAAGGAAGCGTTGCAGCGAACCCGCGAGGAAAATGAAGAACTGAAGGCCAGGGTTCAGGAGCTGTTGGCGGAGCGACGGCTGGCCGAGAGCGAGAAGTGCGCCGTGCTGGAACAGAAGGACCATCAGATAATGCTGCTGGAGCGAGAGTTGACCAGCATTACCAAGGCCGACGAGCTGTTGCAGCAGATTGCGGAGGGGTGTTTGGAGAAGGTGAAGGAAAATGAGGAGGAGATTAAGCGACTGCACAGAGATTACGAGCGGCAGTTGTGTGAGGTTCATGATTCCAAGATAGAGCTGGAGTTGAGGTTTGAGGAGTTGGAGATGAAATGCAATGAGTTGCATGATGAACTGATAGTGGTAGAAGGGGAGAATTTTCTGTTGAGCGATGAATTATTGGCGATGAGAGAAATTGTTGAAGCGCACGATATGGAGCTTCAGAAGAAGGTTGACGAAATCAAGGAGATGGAACAAAGTTTGAATCGTTTGATCAAAGAGGGGAATGATTTGAAAGAGCAGGTTAACTATTTCCGCATTCAAGCGGAAGAAGATATGATGAAATATGTGGAAGAGAGCAGAACAACTATCTATGAGATCGATACTTTCAAGAAAAAGAACGACGAGCTAATAGCACAATTAGCAGagaagaattcaatcatcgaagaAATGCAGGAGGAATTGAATGAAAATCAGTTCGAGATGGACGAAATCAGGGATGACGTCCGGAACGATTTCAATCAGGAATTAACTTCGGTGGTCAAGAAATACGAACAACAAATTGCAACATTGAATGAAGTCAATGAGATGAAAATTAGGGAATGCGAGTCTATATTTGTGCTGGAGAAATCGAAAATGATCAAAGAGCATGCTGACAAGATCAAGAATATGGATAAAGACCACCAACGCGAGATCGAGCGAATTAGCGAACAAGCCGAAGAAAAGATCCGCATATCGGAGGTTCAGACCGAAGAACGTATGAAGGGCTTGGAACTGTCGATCCAAAGTTCGATCAGCAACGCCATGGCGAATGAGAAGCTGCACTGGCAAAAGGAAATGGACAAATGCCAGAAGATCGCAGAGACGGAGATCATGCAGTGTGAGTTCGAGAAACGAGACCTTCGGGCTCTCTGGGAGGCATCAAACGAGGTCATCAAGGAGCACGAGAGAAAGATCGCCGAGTTGGAACGAAGACTGATTGCAGAGATGGGAGGAAGCAATAAAACTAAAGACGAGTACGAAAATGAACTTAAAGAACTGAACAGGGAGAATGCGAGACTGCAAACGGAGAAATACAACTACCAACTGACACTGAGTAATACTCGATCGACAGTGAATATTCTGATGGAACGGCTGAAGAAGTCGGACGGCGATGTTGAAACGCTCAAGTCGGAGCTCGACTCGGTTAtcgaaggcaaatctgcaatcGAGACCGAGAATAACAAACTCAGGGAAGAGATAGAGGAATACCGACGAGTTCTGACGGCGCTTCGATCGTCATCTAATCAGCTGGAGAAGGAAATGCGTGAAAAGGAGGAAGTGTTCGAAAAGATCATGACATCCGAGGAAGACGCCATTTTAACCGTTTCACAGATTGGAAAACTCTTCAACGAGAAAATGGAGGAGAGCATTTCCCGTTACCTGGACATGTATGATGAGCTGAAGAAGAAGTACGATGCTCGAGAAGCCTACATTCAAGATATGAAAACTCTGTTGGATGAGTTTGCCACCGGAATCGAGCTGGCGCGAATCGAACTGGACACAAAGGATAAGAAGATATTTGAGCTGGAAAACGAGAATAAAGATATCAAGCTGGAAAACATGACCTTCCGGTTCAAGTGCGAACAATTTGAGAAATATCAAGTCGAGGGTCGTGTTCCGATTCcgtctccggaagttccatcgaaTGTTGACGACGAACAGCAACTGGTGTCCAACATGCTGATCGAGAATATTATCAATCAGCTGGAGAAGGGAAGCGATGACAAGGTGCTCAACAGCGAACACATCGAACTGATTCAGGAGGTGCTCGAATGCGATATCAATAAGGATGACGCCAGCGTGAGCGAACTGAATGAGAAG CTCAAGGAAACTGAAGAAAAGTTGCGTATTGTCGAAAAGTTCGCCAAAGAAACATCCGATAAATATACGGAACTTTTGGAAAATCAGAATAATCGACAGAAGGTGAAGAATGTTGAAAACAACAAGGATCACCAGCAATTGAAAGCG AAAATAGCCAAACTGCAGGACGTCAACAAAAAGCAGGAAAACACTATTCTGGGCCTGCAGCAACAGTTGTCGTGTTTCGATTCGCCTCAAAAGCTAAACCTGTCCGGAAAGCTATTCGGCATCGGTAGCCCTAAAACGCCCAAGAAGATGATTTCCTCGCCGTTCCCTGGAAAGGAGAATCGCTCACCCGTTACACCTGGCACTGTGTATAGTCCGCGGAATAACGTACTGCGCCCACGGAACAACTAA
- the LOC134225512 gene encoding putative leucine-rich repeat-containing protein DDB_G0290503 isoform X3, with amino-acid sequence MDAESIKPTKSALSLFRTPSLPKRLKFKHISDLTPKKSKEAAAEKLRQLDLESPGAKTSEKAVDCGGGGAKVPPIVQLYNKIDVNKEALQRTREENEELKARVQELLAERRLAESEKCAVLEQKDHQIMLLERELTSITKADELLQQIAEGCLEKVKENEEEIKRLHRDYERQLCEVHDSKIELELRFEELEMKCNELHDELIVVEGENFLLSDELLAMREIVEAHDMELQKKVDEIKEMEQSLNRLIKEGNDLKEQVNYFRIQAEEDMMKYVEESRTTIYEIDTFKKKNDELIAQLAEKNSIIEEMQEELNENQFEMDEIRDDVRNDFNQELTSVVKKYEQQIATLNEVNEMKIRECESIFVLEKSKMIKEHADKIKNMDKDHQREIERISEQAEEKIRISEVQTEERMKGLELSIQSSISNAMANEKLHWQKEMDKCQKIAETEIMQCEFEKRDLRALWEASNEVIKEHERKIAELERRLIAEMGGSNKTKDEYENELKELNRENARLQTEKYNYQLTLSNTRSTVNILMERLKKSDGDVETLKSELDSVIEGKSAIETENNKLREEIEEYRRVLTALRSSSNQLEKEMREKEEVFEKIMTSEEDAILTVSQIGKLFNEKMEESISRYLDMYDELKKKYDAREAYIQDMKTLLDEFATGIELARIELDTKDKKIFELENENKDIKLENMTFRFKCEQFEKYQVEGRVPIPSPEVPSNVDDEQQLVSNMLIENIINQLEKGSDDKVLNSEHIELIQEVLECDINKDDASVSELNEKLKETEEKLRIVEKFAKETSDKYTELLENQNNRQKVKNVENNKDHQQLKAKIAKLQDVNKKQENTILGLQQQLSCFDSPQKLNLSGKLFGIGSPKTPKKMISSPFPGKENRSPVTPGTVYSPRNNVLRPRNN; translated from the exons ATGGACGCCGAATCGATAAAACCCACCAAAAGTGCGCTCAGTCTATTCCGAACG CCCTCATTACCCAAGCGGCTCAAATTCAAACACATCTCGGACCTAACGCCCAAGAAGTCAAAGGAAGCGGCAGCGGAAAAATTACGTCAACTGGATCTTGAATCGCCCGGGGCCAAAACGAGTGAAAAGGCCGTCGACTGCGGCGGTGGCGGCGCCAAGGTTCCACCAATAGTGCAGCTGTACAACAAAATTGACGTGAACAAGGAAGCGTTGCAGCGAACCCGCGAGGAAAATGAAGAACTGAAGGCCAGGGTTCAGGAGCTGTTGGCGGAGCGACGGCTGGCCGAGAGCGAGAAGTGCGCCGTGCTGGAACAGAAGGACCATCAGATAATGCTGCTGGAGCGAGAGTTGACCAGCATTACCAAGGCCGACGAGCTGTTGCAGCAGATTGCGGAGGGGTGTTTGGAGAAGGTGAAGGAAAATGAGGAGGAGATTAAGCGACTGCACAGAGATTACGAGCGGCAGTTGTGTGAGGTTCATGATTCCAAGATAGAGCTGGAGTTGAGGTTTGAGGAGTTGGAGATGAAATGCAATGAGTTGCATGATGAACTGATAGTGGTAGAAGGGGAGAATTTTCTGTTGAGCGATGAATTATTGGCGATGAGAGAAATTGTTGAAGCGCACGATATGGAGCTTCAGAAGAAGGTTGACGAAATCAAGGAGATGGAACAAAGTTTGAATCGTTTGATCAAAGAGGGGAATGATTTGAAAGAGCAGGTTAACTATTTCCGCATTCAAGCGGAAGAAGATATGATGAAATATGTGGAAGAGAGCAGAACAACTATCTATGAGATCGATACTTTCAAGAAAAAGAACGACGAGCTAATAGCACAATTAGCAGagaagaattcaatcatcgaagaAATGCAGGAGGAATTGAATGAAAATCAGTTCGAGATGGACGAAATCAGGGATGACGTCCGGAACGATTTCAATCAGGAATTAACTTCGGTGGTCAAGAAATACGAACAACAAATTGCAACATTGAATGAAGTCAATGAGATGAAAATTAGGGAATGCGAGTCTATATTTGTGCTGGAGAAATCGAAAATGATCAAAGAGCATGCTGACAAGATCAAGAATATGGATAAAGACCACCAACGCGAGATCGAGCGAATTAGCGAACAAGCCGAAGAAAAGATCCGCATATCGGAGGTTCAGACCGAAGAACGTATGAAGGGCTTGGAACTGTCGATCCAAAGTTCGATCAGCAACGCCATGGCGAATGAGAAGCTGCACTGGCAAAAGGAAATGGACAAATGCCAGAAGATCGCAGAGACGGAGATCATGCAGTGTGAGTTCGAGAAACGAGACCTTCGGGCTCTCTGGGAGGCATCAAACGAGGTCATCAAGGAGCACGAGAGAAAGATCGCCGAGTTGGAACGAAGACTGATTGCAGAGATGGGAGGAAGCAATAAAACTAAAGACGAGTACGAAAATGAACTTAAAGAACTGAACAGGGAGAATGCGAGACTGCAAACGGAGAAATACAACTACCAACTGACACTGAGTAATACTCGATCGACAGTGAATATTCTGATGGAACGGCTGAAGAAGTCGGACGGCGATGTTGAAACGCTCAAGTCGGAGCTCGACTCGGTTAtcgaaggcaaatctgcaatcGAGACCGAGAATAACAAACTCAGGGAAGAGATAGAGGAATACCGACGAGTTCTGACGGCGCTTCGATCGTCATCTAATCAGCTGGAGAAGGAAATGCGTGAAAAGGAGGAAGTGTTCGAAAAGATCATGACATCCGAGGAAGACGCCATTTTAACCGTTTCACAGATTGGAAAACTCTTCAACGAGAAAATGGAGGAGAGCATTTCCCGTTACCTGGACATGTATGATGAGCTGAAGAAGAAGTACGATGCTCGAGAAGCCTACATTCAAGATATGAAAACTCTGTTGGATGAGTTTGCCACCGGAATCGAGCTGGCGCGAATCGAACTGGACACAAAGGATAAGAAGATATTTGAGCTGGAAAACGAGAATAAAGATATCAAGCTGGAAAACATGACCTTCCGGTTCAAGTGCGAACAATTTGAGAAATATCAAGTCGAGGGTCGTGTTCCGATTCcgtctccggaagttccatcgaaTGTTGACGACGAACAGCAACTGGTGTCCAACATGCTGATCGAGAATATTATCAATCAGCTGGAGAAGGGAAGCGATGACAAGGTGCTCAACAGCGAACACATCGAACTGATTCAGGAGGTGCTCGAATGCGATATCAATAAGGATGACGCCAGCGTGAGCGAACTGAATGAGAAG CTCAAGGAAACTGAAGAAAAGTTGCGTATTGTCGAAAAGTTCGCCAAAGAAACATCCGATAAATATACGGAACTTTTGGAAAATCAGAATAATCGACAGAAGGTGAAGAATGTTGAAAACAACAAGGATCACCAGCAATTGAAAGCG AAAATAGCCAAACTGCAGGACGTCAACAAAAAGCAGGAAAACACTATTCTGGGCCTGCAGCAACAGTTGTCGTGTTTCGATTCGCCTCAAAAGCTAAACCTGTCCGGAAAGCTATTCGGCATCGGTAGCCCTAAAACGCCCAAGAAGATGATTTCCTCGCCGTTCCCTGGAAAGGAGAATCGCTCACCCGTTACACCTGGCACTGTGTATAGTCCGCGGAATAACGTACTGCGCCCACGGAACAACTAA